The nucleotide sequence CTTGAACGTCGAGCCGCCCTCCTTGTCAGCCGGAACCGGCGCGGCGGCCGGCAGCGTCATGAGGTAGTCGAAGTCGGCGTAGGACGAGGTCAGATTGAAGGTGATCGTCTGGTCGTCCGGCGTCTGGATGGTGTCCAGCGAGCCACCCTTGTACGGGCCCTTGTAGCCGGAGTTCTTGATCAGGGCGAGGAAGTACGAGGACGGTCCGCCGTTGATGACGTCCTGGGCGAAGAGGCGCTCGATGCCGTACTTGACGTCCTTGCTGGTGATCGGGCTGCCGTCATCCCACTTGAGCCCGGACTGCAGCTTGTAGGTCCACTGGGTGAAGTCAGCGTTGTGCTGGCCCAGACCGGCCGCCAGGTCAGGCTCGATCTTGACGTTGTTCGCGCCCGGGAGGGACGAGAAGCCGACCAGCGTGCGGGTGAAGATCCGCTGCATGTTGAAGCACCAGGCGTAGTACGTACGCGCCGGGTCCCACGAGTCACAGTCAGCGTTGGCCAGCAGCTTCAGGTTGCCGCCGGTCTTGTCGCTCTTGTTCACGAAACCGGTCGAGGCGTTGTTGAACGCGGCCGAGACGCCGGCCGTGGTGCCGTTGGCGTTCGTCTGAGCCGATGAATTGTTGGTGCTGTTGCTGGACTTGCTGCTGCCGCAGGCGCTCAAGACGAGTGCGGCTGTTACCGCAATCGCAAGACCGCCGATTTTCAGGCGCTTACCGGACATCGAGTTCCTCTCCACTCCCTTGACTGTTCACTGTGGTGCTCGAACATCGAACTCCCGAACTTGTGGCAGGGAGCCGAGTACTCACGACGCGAATGGTCACCGCGTCGACTTCGGATCGAGGGCATCGCGCAGCCCATCGCCGAAGATGTTGAAGGCCAGCACGGACAGGAAGATCGCCAGTCCGGGGCTGAACAGGTAGAGCGGGTCCACCTGGAACCAGTTGCCGGCGTCGCTCATCATCTGGCCCCAGGAGACCGTGGGGTACTGGAATCCCACGCCCAGATAGGACAAGCCGGCTTCACCGAGGATGTTGTTCGGGATCGACAGGGTCGCGTAGACCAGGATCGGACCGACCATGTTCGGCAGGATCTCGCGCGCCAGGATCCGGAAGTCCGACGCGCCGAGGCTGCGAGCGGCATCGACGAATTCCCGCTCGCGCAGGGACAGAACCTGCCCGCGCACGATGCGTCCGATGTAGGGCCACGCGAAGAAGCCCAGGACGAAGATGATGAGCACGAACCGCAGCGGCGTCCCGGACAGTCCCAGGAAGCTCTTGGCCTGGCCGAAGATCGCCAGCAGGGCCAGGGCGAACAGCAGGGTGGGGAACGAGAGCAGGACGTCCATGAACCAGGAGATGACGACGTCGACCAGGCCGCGGTAGTAGCCGGCGAGCAGGCCCATGGTGACGCCGATGATGACCGAGACCGCAGTCGCTCCGAAGCCCACGATGAGCGAGGTTCGGGCGCCGTAGATGATCTGGGCGAAGATGTCGAAGCCGTTGACCGGCGTGACGCCGAGCAGGTGGGAGGCCGAGGCATTGCCCAGCGACCCGAACGGTAGCTGCGTGTCCGCGCTGACCAGGTCCTGGTGCTGGGTGGAGGGATCCTGCCCGTACACGCTCGTGATGAGCGGGGCGAATATGGCCATCACGATGAAGATGGCCGCGATGATGGCGCCGATGATGGCCCCACGGTCGCTGCGCAGTCGCCGCCAGGCCAGCTGTCCGAGCGAGCGTCCCTCGATGCTCTGCTCAGAACCTGCGGCGGCGCTGGGAGCACCGAGCGGATCAGTCAGCTCGACTTCGACTTCACCCTGGGGCAAGGTCATCCGCTGTTGCGCCTCCTCGTTCGACGGCCGCTGATCGCAGCCTCTGTGCATCCGCCCGGCGACGGTATGGGCCACCGGTTACGTACTGATGACAAGTCGTCCGCCGGACAGATCGTGCCCTCCGGGCGACTCGCGCTGGGAACTGTAGTTGATGTACTCCTGAGAATGGCAATTCAGGGGCCGTGTGCATGAATTGTTATCCAGGCGCGTCGTAGAGCGGCGTTCGGGTACCCGAATTGCCGCCCCGTTAGATTCAGTTGTGGTCGTGCTCCGGTCGGCCGTCAGGCGCAGAGTTCGTCGCAGCGCCGTGCGGGCCACCCTCTACCGTCCCTCTTTCCGGCCCGAATGGGAAGTGCCGGGCGGTGGTCGCCCACCGCCCGGCACCAACCAGGACTAGGCCTTGAAGCCGATGTTCTCGTAGATCTTGTTCGCGAAGCCGAAGGCACCGAAGTTCTCGAGCGTCTTCTTGCTGAAGATGAGCTCCGGACGCTGGTAGAGCGGGACCGAGTGGCCCTCGTCCCAGACCATCTTGTCGACCTGGTAGCTGAGGTTCACAGCCTCAGCGGGGTCGGTCGCAGTGATCATCTTGTTGATGAGATCGTCCAGGGCCTGCGAGCCGATCTTGGAGAAGTTGCTCTCGCCTTTGGCCTCGTACAGCTGCTTCGTGCCCGACAGCGGGAACGGGTTGCCGATCCAGCTGAAGATCGTCAGGTCGAACTTGCCGACCGCGATGTAGTCGCTGAAGAACGTGTCGGTCGGCACCACCTTCAGGGTCAGCTTGATACCGGCCTCCTGCAGAGCCTTCTGCTGGATGGCGCCCTCATCGGCCGAGGACTTGACGCCCTGCGGGATGGTGAAGCCGAGCGCGAGCGGCTTGCCGTTCTTGGCGAAGATGCCGTCCGAACCCTTGGTGTAGCCGGCCTTGGTGAGCAGCGCGTCCGCCTTGGTGATGTCGCGGTTGCAGAAGTCGCTGCAGGTCTCCTTGTACTGCGCCTGGTTGTTGACCCACACGTGACTGTTGAGCAGGGTCGACGGCCAGGACAGCGGGCCGAGCAGGGTCTGGGCGTCCTGCTTGCGGTCCAGGCTCAGCATGATCGCCTGCCGGACGCTGACGTCGGCGAGCGCACCGCTCTTGCCGAGGTCGATGTGACGCCAGTTCGGGCCACCGGCCTTGCGCAGCTCGACGTTCTGGACGCTCTTGGCGACCTGGAAGCTGGCGATGTCGGAGCCGACGTCGACGAAGTCGACCTGGTCGGACTGCAGGGCCTTGGCCTGGGCGGTCGTGTCGGAGATCGTGATGAACTGGATCTTGTCCAGTTTCGCGGGGTTACCCCACCACTTGTCGTTGTGGACCATGGTGATGGTCTTGGCGGTCTTGTCGATGCTGCCGATCTTGAACGGGCCACCGGAGACGGTGGGGCCGTTGGCCCAGGACTTGTTGTACGCGTCCGGAGTCGCCATGAGCGAGGCCGGCAGCAGGGTCGACCAGA is from Jatrophihabitans telluris and encodes:
- a CDS encoding ABC transporter permease; amino-acid sequence: MTLPQGEVEVELTDPLGAPSAAAGSEQSIEGRSLGQLAWRRLRSDRGAIIGAIIAAIFIVMAIFAPLITSVYGQDPSTQHQDLVSADTQLPFGSLGNASASHLLGVTPVNGFDIFAQIIYGARTSLIVGFGATAVSVIIGVTMGLLAGYYRGLVDVVISWFMDVLLSFPTLLFALALLAIFGQAKSFLGLSGTPLRFVLIIFVLGFFAWPYIGRIVRGQVLSLREREFVDAARSLGASDFRILAREILPNMVGPILVYATLSIPNNILGEAGLSYLGVGFQYPTVSWGQMMSDAGNWFQVDPLYLFSPGLAIFLSVLAFNIFGDGLRDALDPKSTR
- a CDS encoding ABC transporter family substrate-binding protein gives rise to the protein MKVKASVAAIAVASIALTACGSSNNSSKGGSTTNKGQASATTNAVNAVPYAQVPTGGTMRWPITGFPVNFNILQVDGNESDTSDLMTSTLPQLFNFDAGGKAILNTAVADKAEQTSSSPQTIQYHLNPKAVWSDGTPITYKDFVAQWQADNGTNAKFLAASTSGYDQVKSVVRGATDQDVTVVFNTPYSEWQSLWSTLLPASLMATPDAYNKSWANGPTVSGGPFKIGSIDKTAKTITMVHNDKWWGNPAKLDKIQFITISDTTAQAKALQSDQVDFVDVGSDIASFQVAKSVQNVELRKAGGPNWRHIDLGKSGALADVSVRQAIMLSLDRKQDAQTLLGPLSWPSTLLNSHVWVNNQAQYKETCSDFCNRDITKADALLTKAGYTKGSDGIFAKNGKPLALGFTIPQGVKSSADEGAIQQKALQEAGIKLTLKVVPTDTFFSDYIAVGKFDLTIFSWIGNPFPLSGTKQLYEAKGESNFSKIGSQALDDLINKMITATDPAEAVNLSYQVDKMVWDEGHSVPLYQRPELIFSKKTLENFGAFGFANKIYENIGFKA